TTATAACATTAGAAAAAAATTAAAACTAGAATATATAATGTTAATACCTGCAGCAATTTCACCTGTAACACTTGCATTTTCATATATTGCTATAGGAATAAGTCAATTTATTGCAATACCAATAATTTACTCACTTATAAGTCTTCCTATTGTTTTTGGGATTATTTCCAGTGGTTGGAAAACATTAGATGAGTTTTCAGAAGAAGCAGCACTAATTGATGGAGCTAATTCATTTATTTTAAATTTCAAAATTAGAATTCCTCAAATGAAATATCATATACTTACCGCTTTTGTTTATGCATTTACGCTTTCTTTAGGAGAAATGTCTGCAACCATTACATTATCTACTCCACCGGTTTCTACCTTCTCCATTTCAATATATAGACTTCTTAGTTCAAGGAAAATCCCTCAAGCAAGAGCTCTTAACTCCATTTATTCTATAATAGTGTTAATTTTGTTTTTAATAATTGAAATTTTGAGAAACAAAAATAAAAATGACTAAATTTCAATATTAAATAATTTCTTTGCAATAATACCTATAATAAATGATACAATCATTACGCCAAAACTAATTAAAAACATTTCTAAAAAATATTGTTTAAATGTCTTTTCTTGAACAACAGAAACAAAATACGAAAACAATAATATAACAACTATTGCATTTACAATTAAAAAAGATAAAGAAATCATTGGATTTGAAAAAATAAGATAAGGTATTACAAGAAATATAACCGTTAAAATATAAGCAATTCCAGTATATATAGCTGCTTTTAATGGATTTTGAGAATTCTTATCTGCTTTTTGAGATAAATATTCAGATGCTGACATTGAAAGTGATGCTGCAATTCCTGTAATAATTCCAGATAATGCCACCATTCTTGAATTTTGAAAAGCAAAAGTCAATCCAGCAAGCGTTCCAGTAAGTTCAACAAGTGCATCATTCAATCCTAATACCATTGAGCTTATATAATTTATCTTTTCTTCATCAATTAGTGATAAAAGCTCCTTTTCATGAATATTTTCATCGTTAATTATTTCATTTATTTCATTTATTTTTCCAATTAAATCTTTATACTTCTTTTGTGCCGATTCTTCACCTTTTTCCATTGCATTTAATGCAAAAGTTAAGCCAAATAAAAATGACAAGAATGTATACCACCATACTTTAAAAATATTTGGTTTTAATTCTTTATTTGTGTATTTTTTAAAATAATAATAATGCTTTAATTCATCATCTGCTATTTTTATTAAAACGTTTTTATTTCTCTTATTTTTAGAAAAACTAGCAAGTTTTTTATAAACATAATATTCTGTAATCTCATTTTTCTGAAACTGAATTAAGTACTTTTCTTTATACATTTAAACACCTCCTAATATTTATTTTAGCATAAAAAACGCCGAGCTAAATAGCTCGGCAACAATATTATTTTATATTTATATACTTTTAACTTTCCAAATATCTTTAGCATACTCTCTTATAGTTCTATCACTAGAGAACATACCAACTCTTGCAACATTCAGAAGCGCTTTTTTATTCCATCTATACTTATCTCTGTATATAAAATCAATCTCTTTATGTCTCGTTTTATAACTATCAAAATCTGCAAGTAGCATATATTCATCTGCTTGAGCTCCATTTAAACCGAACAAAAGTGATTGGAAAATATCTTTAAAAAGATCCGGATCTTTTTTATTAAAATAACCGTTATTAATAGCATCTAAAATCTTTCTTATATTTTCGTTTCTTAAATATATCTCATATGGATTATACAACCTACTTTCCTTGAGTTTAGCTACTTGTTCTGCAGTCAATCCAAAAATGAATATATTTTCATCACCAACACACTCTTTTATTTCTATGTTTGCTCCATCAAGAGTCCCAATTGTTAACGCTCCATTCAATGCAAACTTCATATTCCCAGTTCCAGAAGCTTCTTTACCAGCAGTCGAAATTTGCTCACTAACATTTGCGGCTGGAATTATTATTTCTGCAAGAGATACATTATAATTTGGCACAAAGACTACTTTTATCTTATCTGCAATTTCTTTATCATTATTTATTACATCTGCTACACTATTTATTAATTTTATAATTAATTTTGCCATTCTATACCCTGGGGCTGCTTTTGCTCCAAAAATAAACGTTCGTGGATATATATCTTGCTCAGGATTTTCTTTTAACGTTTGGTATAAATAAATTATGTGCATTACATTCAATAATTGCCTTTTATATTCATGGAGTCTTTTGACTTGAACATCAAAAATAGAGTCAGGATCTACATCAATATTCAATTCCTTCTTAATATAATTTGATAATCTAATTTTATTATTCTGTTTAACTTTATAAAATTCATTCAAAAAAACTTTATCGTCTGCATATTTCTCTAAATTTTTAAGATGATCTAAATTAACAATCCATTCATCACCAATCGTATCAGTAATCAACCTTGAAAGTTCAGGATTACTTTGTAATAGCCAACGCCTTTGAGTAATACCGTTAGTTTTATTATTAAACTTTTCTGGCCATATATCATAAAAATCTTTAAATACACGTTCTTTTAATATATCAGTATGAAGTTTTGAAACACCATTTACTGAAAATGATCCAACTACAGACAAATTAGCCATTCTCGCTTGTTTAACATGACCTTCTTCAAAAATTGAAACATTTCTAATCTTCTCAACATTTCCAGGATAATACTTTGAAACATTATCTAAAAATCTTGCATTAATTTCATACATAATTTCCAAATGTCTTGGTAGCAATCTTTCTAAAAGATGAACTTCCCATTTTTCCAATGCTTCAGGCATAACAGTATGATTGGTATAAGCAAAAGTTTTTGTTGTTATTTCCCAAGCTTTCTCCCAGGGTAAGAATTCTTCATCTACAAGTATTCTCATTAACTCTGGAATTGCCAATGCTGGGTGGGTATCATTAAGCTGGATTACATTCTTTTCAGGGAAAATGTCAAAATTATTGCCAAATTGAGCCTTAAATCTTCTAATGATATCTTGAATTGAAGCTGAAACAAAGAAATATTCTTGTTTTAACCTCAACTCTCTTCCTGCATAAAATGCATCATTAGGATACAACACTTTTGAAATTGCACCAGCTATTGCTTGAGACTCAACAGCTTTTACGTAATTTCCTTTTTGGAAATTATCAAAATCAAACTCAGTAATTGGCTTAGCAGACCATAATCTTAATGTATTTGCAACGTCATTACCATATCCAACAACAGGAGTATCATACGGAAGAGCTATTACATCATATGTATCTACCCATCTAAATCGAGTATTTCCTTCTTTATCCTTATAACTTTCAGTTCTACCAAAGAATTTTACTTTAACTGCTCTATCTTTTCTCTCTATCTCCCATGGATTTCCGTTTTTTAGCCAGTCATCAGGAACCTCGACTTGAAATCCATCCTTTATTAGTTGCTTAAAGATACCATATTCATATCTAATACCATATCCGTATCCTGGATATGATAAAGTAGCAATTGAATCTAAAAAGCAAGCAGCTAATCTTCCAAGACCACCATTCCCAAGGCCTGCATCAGGCTCAATTTCAGAAAGCTCATCAAGACTAAGTCCAATTTCATCCATTGCTTTTTTTATTTCTTTATCAATTTTTAAATTTAAAATATTATTGTATAAAAGACGTCCCATAAGGAATTCAATAGATAAATAATATACCCTTTTAACATCATTCGATTCATAATATTTTTTCTGAGTTTTTAACCATCTTTCCAAAACCCTATCTTTGACTACCAAAGATAATGCAAAAAACTTATCCCACATCGTTGCATTTTTAAAATCTTTCCCTAGAGTTAAATTGAGATGATCAATAAAATTTTCTTTTAAATCCTTTACCTTTTTTGAAGTTCTGTATTTCTCATCTTTTAATTTTTTTGAAACGTCCATCTTATATACCTCCATTCGGAATCGTTTCCAATATATTTTTACCAAAAACTACTACAATTTTATAATTATTATCACAAAATGTCAAGAAAAAAGAAGATTTTAATTACATTTTTCAAATAAAACAAAAAAACCGGCTAAAAAGCCGGTTTATTGAAAAAATTAGTATCCGAATGAAAAGATACCTGTAGCTCCTTTATAATAATAGAAGAAAGCAACATAATCTCCTTTTTTAACATTTTTTATTGTATTATTCCAGTCATTTATATTTTCAATCTTGTATGTTTTTCCACTTATAGCCATTTTGTAAATTACATATCCTTCTTTTATGAATCCATTTTTACTTTTTACTACAATTACACCATTTACTTCCTCGGGTATCTGATACTTTTCTCTATCAGCCCTGTCAATATCTTTTACAATAATCCCTGCAAATTCCTGGGCTTCTACCTCTTCTTCAAAGCTTTCCTCGACTCTACCTAAAATGACTTCAAGCTCAATTTCCTTGCCCCTTCTATCAATTTTTATTTTTATTTTTGAGCCCGGGGTATAATTGTGAATAATAGATGCAAGTTCACCTGCAGAAGATACTGACATATTCTCAACTTCTAGTATAACATCTCCCTCTTTCAAACCGGCTTTTTCTGCTGGAGAATTTTTAACAACTTGTGCTATGTAAACACCTTTACTAACTTTTAATCCTAAAGCCTTCTTTAATTCATCAGTCACTGTTTGCATATACACACCAAGATATGCTTTTTCAACTTTACCTGTTTTTATAATGCTATCAATAAATCTTTTTGCTGTATTAATTGGAATTGCAAAACCTATATTCATCGCTTCAGAAGGTGCAATAATTGCAGTATTTATACCTATTACTTGACCATGTATATTCAACAATGGACCTCCACTATTACCAGGATTAATTGCAGCATCAGTCTGGATTAAATTTGTATAATAACCTGAATTATCCGGCTTTGGTATTTTTCTACCAACAGCTGAAACTACACCCAAAGTTACTGTATGTTGAAACCCTAATGGATTCCCTATAGCAATTGCCCATTCTCCAATTTTTATTTTATCAGAGTCCCCAAATTCTAGAACTGGTAAATCCCTATCTTTGGGATCAATTTTTAAAACAGCTATATCTAATTCTTTATCTCCACCAATATATTCAGCTTTATATTCTGTTCCATCCAACAAACTCACTTTAATTTCCTCAGCACCGTCAACAACATGGAAATTCGTTAAAATATACCCTTCTTTATCAAATATAAAACCCGAGCCTAGACTTGTTCCTTTTTGTTGATATTGTTTTGGAATATCGCCAAACCACCTTTTAAAGAAATCTTCAATAAATGGATCAATATATGAGGTTGAATAAACTGTTGCCTCAACTTTAACAACTGCCGGTGCAGCTTCTTCAACTACCTTTGTAACTGGGCTGACATAATCAGGATTTACATACGAAAAAATCATTAATGAAAAAAAACCTAAAATAAGCATAACAGAAAACTTCTTCACAAATATCACCTCCACTTTCTATAATATCGATTTTTCAACGATTATTTACAATTTCTGAACTATTTGACTTTAAATATCACTTTTAAGTTCTAAAATATTGTTTTCAATTTTTACATATTATGTTATAATGTAAATGTAAGGTAACAATTATTCGGAGGTGATAATTATGAAGGTTGAAATGATGGTAAAAGATAAAATTGTTACAATAACCGATGAATCACCATTGTATATTATGTTGAGAGATTTGTTTTATGGTGGAGATTGGTATAATATGAAAAAAGATTTTAATGACAAAGCATTTTTAAACGAGATCGAAAACCTAGAATTTATAGAGAAAAACATAACCATCTTGAATGATTCATTTTATTCACCAATAATTTGGTCTGAGCTTGTTTCTTTCTTCAATGAAAAAAACATAACACCTGAACTTTTTCAGCATGCAACTGTTGATGGGCTTTATGAATTATCTATAGAATATGCTGATAAGGATCTACTTGGTGATGCTAAAAATATCTTAGAATTTGCTATTAAGGTTGACAAAAATTTTGCCCCGGCTTATGATTTTCTAGGAAGCATACATATCGAATTAGGAAATATTGAAGAAGGAATAAAATTTCTTAACAGGGCTGTTGAAATAGATCCTTGGCTCGTACAATCATATTCAACATTAGGTGAAGTTTACTATAACCAAGGAGATTATGAAAAAGCTATCAGCTATTGGCTTAAAGAAATTGAATATTCTCCAAATGACATATTCACTTATTTCATGATTGCAGATGCATATACAAGAATGAAAAATTATGAAAAAGCTGCAAATATTCTAAATAAACTTTTAGAAATTGACAATAATAACATTATTGCGATGTATGAATTATCTCAAATTTACAGAGAAATGGGCAAAACTAAAGAAGCTGAAACAGTTGAAAAAGAAATACTTAATGCAAAACCAATTGATCCAAATGGAATTGAAATATGGGCTAAAATAAAGATGAAGTATAATAAATATGATGAAATTGTAGAAGTAATTGAACCAATGATTGATAACACAGTTGATTCACTTCATCTAAAAGCATTATTAGTTGTTCCTTACATAAAATTGGGAAAAATAGAAGAGGCAAGAAAATATTATGAAGAACTCAAACAAAATGATTTTTGGTATTTGTTTGGTAAAAAGGAAATCTTTGATAAATATCTAACAAAAAAGGAGAAAGAACTTTGTGGTATTTTTTAAATTTTCTCTTAGGAATAATTTTAGGTAGTTTTTTAAATGTAATTATTTATAGAAGCGTGGAGGGTATTAAAATTTATGATCCTCCACGTTCTTTTTGCCCTATCTGCAAACATCAATTAAAATGGTATGATAATGTTCCATTGTTAAGTTATCTTTTACTTAGAGGAAAATGCAGATATTGTGGTTCAAAAATTCCTTTTAGGTATTTTTTTGTTGAATGCATTGTTGGAGTTCTTTTCCTAATTCATAGTATTCTTTTTAATTATACAGAAGCAATATTGTTAAATATTATTGTATTTGCTATAATTCCAGCCATATTCATTGATTTTTCAATAATGATGATACCTGATTTTTCATGGATTTTAATATGGACAGTAAGTATTATAGACTTATTACTAAGATATGAATTATGGTATCTTAAAACTCTTTCTTTAATTACAATAATGATTATTTTTTTAGTAATAAAAAAAATATACAAAGAAGGCCTAGGGGAAGGAGATATATATCTAATTGCACCATTTTCATTTCTCTTAATCCCTCCTTTAAGTATCTATTTATTGCTATTTTCATCAATTTCAGCTTTAATTTATGCCATTATTAAAAAGAATAAAATCATTCCATTTGGGCCTTTTATTTCAATTTCAGGATATTTTCTATATTTTTTTATGTTAAAATATTACTGAGGTGAATAATTTGAGATTTTTCATCTTATTAATTTCTCTTCTTATAATAACTTGTATATTCTATTTATACGAGTTATACCCTTTAAAGTATATTGAACTAATACCAAATAGTAGTTTCGATAAATTATTAATTTTGAGTATTATTAAAGTAGAAAGTAGTTTTAAAACTAATGCTATTTCAAATGTCGGTGCCTACGGATTAATGCAAGTTCTACCTTCGACCGCTGAATGGATCAACAATAAATTTAATACAAATTACAATTTAAAAGTTCCAAAAGATAATATCTTATTAGGGATAACATATTTGGAATATCTTTATAATATTACTAAAGATTTACAAAAAACAATTAGTTATTATAATACCGGACCTAATGCTTCAAATGAAATTGTAAAAACAGCTGGTTCAAATTATTACAACAAAGTAATGAAAGCTTATTTTTTATACAAATTCCTATATAGGAGTGATATTTATGAGACTAGTAACAAGTAATGAAATTAAAATGTTAGACGAGAGAGCAATAAAAGACTTCGGAATAAATAGTTTAATTTTAATGGAACGAGCGGGTATTTCAACAATTGAAGTAATGTGGAATGAATTTAAAAACCTCGAAAAATATAGTTATGCTGTATTTTGTGGCCCCGGAAATAATGGTGGAGATGGTCTAGTTATAGCAAGAGAATTATTAAACTATACAGAAGCAGTTAAAGTAATATTAATTTCTGAAAAACTTACTTCAGAGGCTACAACAAATTTAAATATATTTAAAAGCCTTGGTGGAGAAGTAACTAAATTAAAGAATGATAACATACTAGAAGTTGTTGATATAATAAAAAGTTCTGACATTATTATAGACGCCATTTTTGGTGTAGGACTTTCGAAAAATGTAGAAGGAATATATGCGGAAATTATTAATTTTATAAACCTATACTCAAACTATACCGTCTCTGTCGACATTCCTTCAGGAATTTCAGCTGATACAGGTAAAATTTTAGGTACAGCAATTAGGAGTGATCTAACGGTAACTTTTGAATTTCCAAAAATTGGCCATATTTTATTTCCAGGAAGGGAATTTTCCGGAAAACTTAAAGTTGCTAAAATAGGCATACCAAAAGTACTTCAAGATTTGAACCCATGCGATAAAATTTTACTAACTAAAGAACATTTCAACATCCCAAAAAGATTAAAAGAAAGTAATAAAGGAACATATGGCAAAATTGTTATTATCGGAGGTTCAAAAGATTATATTGGCGCACCTGTTCTTAGCTCAATAGCAGCTATTAGATCAGGTGCTGGAAAAATCATGCTTTTCTCTACAGAAAAATCAGCTGCTGTTGCTTTAAATCACGAACTTGGAATTATACCTATAACAATTAGTAAAGATTATTTTGATAAATCTCATATTAACTTAATTCTTCCATATATTGATGAAAAAACTTCGGTTGTAATAGGTCCTGGTATAGGTAGAAATCCTTCTACGGAAGAATTTATTGTAAAATTATTAAAAAATATAAATTCTCCTGTTGTTATTGATGCAGATGCAATATATTTATTAAGAAAGCATAAGAATATACTTTCTGAAAAAAAGAATATAGTTATTACTCCACACCCTGGTGAATTATCAAAATTTTTAGAACTTGATTTAGATTCTGTAAAATACAATTATAAGCTTGTCAAAGAAACTGCTGAAAAATATAATCTTTTGCTAGTTTTAAAAGATGTTACTACAATTATTTCTGATGGAGAAAAAATATTTTTCAATG
Above is a window of Thermosipho japonicus DNA encoding:
- a CDS encoding Do family serine endopeptidase translates to MKKFSVMLILGFFSLMIFSYVNPDYVSPVTKVVEEAAPAVVKVEATVYSTSYIDPFIEDFFKRWFGDIPKQYQQKGTSLGSGFIFDKEGYILTNFHVVDGAEEIKVSLLDGTEYKAEYIGGDKELDIAVLKIDPKDRDLPVLEFGDSDKIKIGEWAIAIGNPLGFQHTVTLGVVSAVGRKIPKPDNSGYYTNLIQTDAAINPGNSGGPLLNIHGQVIGINTAIIAPSEAMNIGFAIPINTAKRFIDSIIKTGKVEKAYLGVYMQTVTDELKKALGLKVSKGVYIAQVVKNSPAEKAGLKEGDVILEVENMSVSSAGELASIIHNYTPGSKIKIKIDRRGKEIELEVILGRVEESFEEEVEAQEFAGIIVKDIDRADREKYQIPEEVNGVIVVKSKNGFIKEGYVIYKMAISGKTYKIENINDWNNTIKNVKKGDYVAFFYYYKGATGIFSFGY
- a CDS encoding prepilin peptidase, with amino-acid sequence MWYFLNFLLGIILGSFLNVIIYRSVEGIKIYDPPRSFCPICKHQLKWYDNVPLLSYLLLRGKCRYCGSKIPFRYFFVECIVGVLFLIHSILFNYTEAILLNIIVFAIIPAIFIDFSIMMIPDFSWILIWTVSIIDLLLRYELWYLKTLSLITIMIIFLVIKKIYKEGLGEGDIYLIAPFSFLLIPPLSIYLLLFSSISALIYAIIKKNKIIPFGPFISISGYFLYFFMLKYY
- a CDS encoding NAD(P)H-hydrate dehydratase, with product MRLVTSNEIKMLDERAIKDFGINSLILMERAGISTIEVMWNEFKNLEKYSYAVFCGPGNNGGDGLVIARELLNYTEAVKVILISEKLTSEATTNLNIFKSLGGEVTKLKNDNILEVVDIIKSSDIIIDAIFGVGLSKNVEGIYAEIINFINLYSNYTVSVDIPSGISADTGKILGTAIRSDLTVTFEFPKIGHILFPGREFSGKLKVAKIGIPKVLQDLNPCDKILLTKEHFNIPKRLKESNKGTYGKIVIIGGSKDYIGAPVLSSIAAIRSGAGKIMLFSTEKSAAVALNHELGIIPITISKDYFDKSHINLILPYIDEKTSVVIGPGIGRNPSTEEFIVKLLKNINSPVVIDADAIYLLRKHKNILSEKKNIVITPHPGELSKFLELDLDSVKYNYKLVKETAEKYNLLLVLKDVTTIISDGEKIFFNVTGNTSLSKGGSGDILSGLIGGFLAQSGNVLESSLAAVYILGIASEIYEYEGYNLISEILNNIPKAISEVKE
- a CDS encoding VIT1/CCC1 transporter family protein, with translation MYKEKYLIQFQKNEITEYYVYKKLASFSKNKRNKNVLIKIADDELKHYYYFKKYTNKELKPNIFKVWWYTFLSFLFGLTFALNAMEKGEESAQKKYKDLIGKINEINEIINDENIHEKELLSLIDEEKINYISSMVLGLNDALVELTGTLAGLTFAFQNSRMVALSGIITGIAASLSMSASEYLSQKADKNSQNPLKAAIYTGIAYILTVIFLVIPYLIFSNPMISLSFLIVNAIVVILLFSYFVSVVQEKTFKQYFLEMFLISFGVMIVSFIIGIIAKKLFNIEI
- a CDS encoding tetratricopeptide repeat protein; this translates as MKVEMMVKDKIVTITDESPLYIMLRDLFYGGDWYNMKKDFNDKAFLNEIENLEFIEKNITILNDSFYSPIIWSELVSFFNEKNITPELFQHATVDGLYELSIEYADKDLLGDAKNILEFAIKVDKNFAPAYDFLGSIHIELGNIEEGIKFLNRAVEIDPWLVQSYSTLGEVYYNQGDYEKAISYWLKEIEYSPNDIFTYFMIADAYTRMKNYEKAANILNKLLEIDNNNIIAMYELSQIYREMGKTKEAETVEKEILNAKPIDPNGIEIWAKIKMKYNKYDEIVEVIEPMIDNTVDSLHLKALLVVPYIKLGKIEEARKYYEELKQNDFWYLFGKKEIFDKYLTKKEKELCGIF
- a CDS encoding lytic transglycosylase domain-containing protein, which translates into the protein MNNLRFFILLISLLIITCIFYLYELYPLKYIELIPNSSFDKLLILSIIKVESSFKTNAISNVGAYGLMQVLPSTAEWINNKFNTNYNLKVPKDNILLGITYLEYLYNITKDLQKTISYYNTGPNASNEIVKTAGSNYYNKVMKAYFLYKFLYRSDIYETSNK
- a CDS encoding glycogen/starch/alpha-glucan phosphorylase, which encodes MDVSKKLKDEKYRTSKKVKDLKENFIDHLNLTLGKDFKNATMWDKFFALSLVVKDRVLERWLKTQKKYYESNDVKRVYYLSIEFLMGRLLYNNILNLKIDKEIKKAMDEIGLSLDELSEIEPDAGLGNGGLGRLAACFLDSIATLSYPGYGYGIRYEYGIFKQLIKDGFQVEVPDDWLKNGNPWEIERKDRAVKVKFFGRTESYKDKEGNTRFRWVDTYDVIALPYDTPVVGYGNDVANTLRLWSAKPITEFDFDNFQKGNYVKAVESQAIAGAISKVLYPNDAFYAGRELRLKQEYFFVSASIQDIIRRFKAQFGNNFDIFPEKNVIQLNDTHPALAIPELMRILVDEEFLPWEKAWEITTKTFAYTNHTVMPEALEKWEVHLLERLLPRHLEIMYEINARFLDNVSKYYPGNVEKIRNVSIFEEGHVKQARMANLSVVGSFSVNGVSKLHTDILKERVFKDFYDIWPEKFNNKTNGITQRRWLLQSNPELSRLITDTIGDEWIVNLDHLKNLEKYADDKVFLNEFYKVKQNNKIRLSNYIKKELNIDVDPDSIFDVQVKRLHEYKRQLLNVMHIIYLYQTLKENPEQDIYPRTFIFGAKAAPGYRMAKLIIKLINSVADVINNDKEIADKIKVVFVPNYNVSLAEIIIPAANVSEQISTAGKEASGTGNMKFALNGALTIGTLDGANIEIKECVGDENIFIFGLTAEQVAKLKESRLYNPYEIYLRNENIRKILDAINNGYFNKKDPDLFKDIFQSLLFGLNGAQADEYMLLADFDSYKTRHKEIDFIYRDKYRWNKKALLNVARVGMFSSDRTIREYAKDIWKVKSI